TCTTCGAGCGGGATTTGGAGTGGACCCAATATAAAATGACTGTCTCTTATTAATTGACTGCAACAAATAGCAGCAGTAAAAAGAGCTAAAATCAGTCATTATACTCAAATATTATCTGAACGGTATCCTCTTCGAGCTATGATGTaaacttttttgaaaattttgaatgtCTAAAGTTCAATATCGTCAAATACTCTGGGTAAAATAGGTGACAACGTATAAGCTACTAAAGATGTTTAGCATGCTTTCTCGAAGAACTGCGGTTTTCGTAGGAAGAAGTAAGTTAAGTAGTACCATTGCAATAAGAACTCTAATTGGATCAAGTAAAGTTGAGGCCATCCCATCTCCGAGAAAGATCAAAAAGCAGTTAGATGAGTATATCATAGGACAAGAGACTAGCAAGAAAGTACTCAGTGTAGCTGTCTATAACCATTACTTGCGAGTTAATGACAAGTTGAGAAAGAATGAGATCaagaagcaaaagaaaCTGCTGGAATTGAACAAATCTTTGAGTGTTGAGTCATCGAATTCTGAAGCTACTGCTGGATTGAAGAGTATTAAGCGACAACTGGATAATCTAGAAGATGCCGACTTGGAATTAAGTAAAAGTAATGTTCTCGTGGTTGGGCCCTCTGGTTCTGGTAAAACGCTGTTGGCGACTACTTTGGCAAGAATACTGGATGTTCCTATTGCTGTCACAGATTGTACGCAATTGACCCAGGCTGGTTATATCGGTCAGGATGTAGAAGTTTGCATTGAAAGACTGTTGGTTAatgcaaattttgatgtttCTAAGGCAGAAAGGGGAATCATTGTTttggatgaaattgataaactTTCTAAGCCTGCTGCAAGTATAGGTACGAAGGACGTTTCAGGCGAGGGTGTCCAACAGtcattattgaagataattgaGGGCCATAAAGTTGAATTAACTGTTAAAAGACCCGTAAAGTCTCAGAAGGGTAATGAGAATAAGAACCAAGTCACGACGACAAAGgaggaaaattttgtcattGACACATCTAATATTCTGTTCATGATTATGGGAGCATTTGTTGGACTGGATAAGCATGTTGTAAATAGAATTAATGCTTTGAAGGATAGCAATAAAAAgggaaaagaagaaggaacAAAGAACTCAGaggagaagaaaagatcaaaatttggtaaCTTTATTGAAGACGTAGAGTTACCAAATGGCGAAAAGGTCTCTGCCCTAAGTTTAACTACTCCAACGGATTTAGTCGGTTTTGGGCTAATACCTGAACTGGTAGGAAGAGTCCCTATAATCACGGCATTGGATCCTTTACAAACTACCGATTTGTATAATATTCTGAGAGAGCCTAAGAATGCTCTTCTGGACCAATATGAGTACATCTTCAAACAATTTGGTGTCAGGTTATGCGTAACCAAAAAAGCCATCAAAAGAATTGCACAGCTGGCATTAAACGAAGGTACAGGCGCAAGAGGGTTAAGAGGTGTCATGGAAAGGCTTTTACTCAACgttaattttgaaagtcCCGATTCTGGTATCTCATATGTTTTGATAGATGAGTCAACAGTGAACTCTTTACAACAGACAAAGTATTCTTTAGCAACACATGTAGACGCCAAATACTACTTAAGCTCTCAACAAGGTGATCTGATCCGGGACGCCTCGAGGGAAGACATCATATTAGCTGGATTACTGGAGAAAGAATTTTTACGAACATCGgtcattgaaagaaagaattaatgcattttattgataagtAACTCATGTATATAGATGATAAACTGTTATTTCGGTCATAAAAACACATTTTaacttatatataattataaGCCAGCTGTTATGAATGGGATATCATTTTACTTTTGTCTCTTATCCTTGGGCTTTTGAGCTACGATAAATAAAGTCCGGAAGCATCCTGCATCGTCATCGACTTTCCCCCAATGGTCATCCACGTATCTTTCGAAAAGGGTATCAAGATCAATCTCCTTAGGTATATCATCACAATTTCTTCCTCGAACTTGGTTTCTGAAATTGTAATCCCAACTAATCATACAGAgaaattcattcaatatcCCCATTTTATTGTTTAGATCACCTAACCTCATGCTTAGAACTGTGGCTTTTATATTTGTAAAACCAACttctttaaatatttttgtgAGAAAAGACGTGGGATGGATGTGAAGGCCTTTATTAATAGCTCCAACACTTACGACATCAAATGCCGTATCTCTTTCTTTCGTTGTTGGGAAGCCTTGGTCACTAAGTCCATTGGAGTTTGAAGTTGTCAGATCTGTTACCACAGCTAATATATAACCTTCCGGTTGCAAACATCTGTAGATCTCTCGTGACAATTGAATCCATTTACTACGTGTTAAACCAGCCCACAGCCATGGGCAAAAAATCGATGGCATAGAATTTGTTTGAAAGGGCAAGTCAAGTTGCAGAAACTCCTTTGTATGCAGTAATGGAtcctcattattttcttcatttgttGCCTTTGCAGTAGATGGGAGAGAATATTGAGTCGGAATATTAATTCTTTTGTAATTACTTAATACCTCACCATAATGGTTTTCAAGCCATTCACTTTGTAATTCGTCCTCCTGACTCAATTCGCCTTCCTGACTCAATTCGTCCTCTTGGGTAAATTCGTCCTCCTGAGTTGAGTCGACCTCCAATTTAGAGGAATCTTCTCTTGACTCTTTATGCTTAGTACCAAGTGTGGTGTCTGCTGCTATATTACCATTTGGATTTAAAAATGTAGTTAATGGTGACATTTCCTTTGTCTTCGCTGTCGGCGCAGCGAGCGCAGGAGAATGTGATGCTGAAGATGCTGGTGTAACTTTATTAGATTGATGAGTTAAGTTTACGTTTAGATGATGTGGATTGGTTGTAGTCCCGCTAGAGAGATTCTGTAACTGGCTATGCTTTCTCTTGAAGAAGTTTACAATCCCAGACGATTTTTTCGCTTGTTTGAAAGGAGTTTTCTTCGTTTTTGGGCCTACAGAATGGGTTATTGATGCTGAAGAGGTATCCTTTAGttttaatgatgataattgTGGAGTTGGAGATGGTGAAGAAGTAATGACCGTCGTTTTTTCGAAGGGTGACTCCTCTCTTCTGgctatttttgaaaagtcttttttatctttcaattttatgtTCCTTTCAATAACTGAATAGTCTTTATTACTTACAGGCTTGTTCATACAATCCGCTATGTATTCGTatgcattttcatttgtcAACTTTTTAAGTTTGTCCTGGTCAGAAACGATCATTACAGATGATCCATATTGGTATAAATGACCTGAACTTTTTAATCTCTGTAAGTTTTTCAAGGTCATAGCTGATGCATCTTCGCCATCCTTAGTAATGTAGTTGTTATTAATCCAGGGAAAGACATTTAGTTGATAGTCTGCAACATTTAAAGCAGGTTCATCGTAAGCTATCTGCCAACTTGCCAGAGCTGCAAAAGGTGGTCGAAGGATAAGAATATCGATATCACCAATGGGATCAAACATCCCTATTTTAGGgtccttttcttcaatttctccGAAAGTTTCATCGTCAACGTGTTTTATGGGATTTACTGATCTAGTGTCGACACCATTAAAAGATGCTTGAGTGCATAATATGGTTGAACTAGAAGAAtcacttcttctttgaagtTTCCTTAAACGTAAGTGCTGGTCAATGgaagattttcttctatttgtttttctttgtatcAAAGTCTGTGAAACATCTGAACTGAAAAACAAAGAATTATTCTGTAAAAGAAACTTTGTAGATTGTAAATACCATAGATGGATTAGCCTTTCCGCTTCAGACaaatcagaaaatgaattggaTGTTACTGACTCAGTAGATTGTACTTTGGAGTTTAACTTGATATTATGCTCCCCATCCAACTTTAAATAGTCTGATTGAAAACAAACATAAGATTTCAGCCTTTCTTCGGCGTTCAACAAACACTCAATTGGTTTACTTTCACGATTGAATGACAGAAACAAATCCATTATTGGTAGAACATAATTATAACTTGGatcatatttgatatatttgatttctcCATCAATAGAAATTTTGGTGATGTTGTAGTCTGCCATCTTAAGtaacaaagaagaatttacaGCAGGTAATATATTCCAGTCCCATTTTTTCCTAGAGCTTTGATTTTCCACCACTTTCGACGTCGTACCATGAATACTTCTAACTCTCGTCAAAGGGAGATGCTCAACTTTCTCGGTGTCCGTGTCAGCATCTTCAGATTGATGGCCAGCATCTTCTGTCTTCTTGGAAGTTTGGTCTCCTACTGTACTTGCAAAATGGTATGAATCAAAATCGTGCGTCATTTCCACCGGTTTATACGCATTCACTGCTGATCGCAAGCTGAGAGTTGAAGCTGAAGGAGAGCTTAAATCTAACGTAGTTGAGTGGTTTATTGAGACATACGGAGTAGTACCTACCCTTGTAGAGGAACTGTCACTTTTGGTTGGATAAGTAACCTCCAAATGTCTGTCGCCCTGGTTTTCCCCTGCCACACGACCTACATGAGAATTCCCAGTGCCAGAATCTACATGCAATGTGTTATTAATATCGTTAAAATCGTTGCTATCATAAATTAGTGGAGTCGTTCTTGGCTTTGtttcatttctttgatcTGAATCTAGGGGTCCTACCAAATCATCATGCGCCGGTTCATTTGAATCAGCTCTTCTTAGCCTTCTATACGGATCAGGTTCAATGTCATGCGACATAGTATATTAACTAAATCTGAAGCGTTCTATTGATACTTGTATCAAATACtgatttatcaaattatGCTTCAACTTCTTTGTCTTTTGATTATTAAGGATGTCTTAAGTCATTAGTcgtctttttcttttttttaatagaaGCCTTTCTAAGAAGCGAAGAGTGCATATTACATCAGATACTTATTAAGCCTGGCAATATCATTTGTAGAAAAGTATCAACTATAGTTGCTTAACCATAATGCCTGATAGGAAGAGAATATATAGTGAAGTGGCAGATGCAGTGGCTAGAAGATGGAGGCAAGTGGAGTACAATGGATGTGcgaagaggaagaaatttgatgaatcgAGTCCCAATCCGTCAATTGAAAGCAATAATCTTGATAGTAACCTACAGGTAATTGATCTTACTTCAGATAGTGATGATAAAGAGGAAATGTTGCCAGATGAGACACTTGGTGGGGAAAAATACAGTTTTAAGCTCATTAAGTCAGAATATTATGATTTGAATCTGCCAGAAAATATAAGAAGCTCATCGGACTTTATTTCGCTGAAAGACATATTTGGTAATTCAAATCTCGAAAGCACAGTGTTATTCAGCTACCAATTCAACCTAGATTTCTTGCTGGACCAATTCCATCCCTCGATCAAGTCCATTACAATGGTTGCACAGAAAGGCACTATCAATCCTGTTTCACCCGAATCATTCCATCTCTTTCCCATACTCGACAAATGCAAAATAATAGATATTTACATGCCCCCTTATACGAGTCATCATTCcaagatgatattgaacTTTTACAGAGACAAATCAgtgaaaatatttataccgtctaataattttactCATCATGAAACGAATTTACCGCAACAGATCTGCTGGTGCAGTCCTAGTTTATACCAGGGTAAAACAGGATCAGTGTTATTTCAAGAGAATCTCTTGAgttatttgaaatcttaTGAGGACAAAACCCTAAATACGACAATATACTACGAGCTACTgcaattaaattttgagtCCTTAAAAGATGTTGATTTTGTATATTCGTGTCCTTCTAAAGAAAATGCATCGAGTGGATTAAAACTATTGGTTGAGCTGCTAAGCAAGCACGATAACGATAAATCAGGTCACTATTTATGTCAAACTTCTACAATTGGTGGCccattgaataaatcaCAAAATAGTAATATTTTTACGCACTTAATGATCCCAGCATTATCTAACATGTTTGGCATGTCTAATTCGTCCAGACTAACTATCCCAACCACGGAGCAAGTCCTGCAATTCAACAAGAACAATAATATCAAACCTTATATATTGTATCCCACTGTGAAAGAGTTACAGAATTGTCCCATGGGTTGGTTACCTAGTGGATGGTTTCATTTCAATTACGATCGAATTCCCATGTATTATGAGACGctgaaagagaaatttgaCATTTTCTATAAGCAAGATGCAGAGTCAATCTCAATACAGAGACGTGCCACGCCGTcacattctaaattttaTATGAAATCCAGTACCGAGACATTTACTGAACTAGATTGGTGTCTGTACACTAGTGCGAATCTCAGCATGAGTGCTTGGGGCAAAATAACCACCAAGCCAAGAAATTACGAAGTGGGCGTGCTATTCACCGGGAAAGACCGACTCATAAGATGTACAAGCTTTATTGATCTCATATACAAACGTACCGATGGGCAAAGCGATGTCGTAGTTCCATTTACATTGAAATTGCAGAAATACGAAGCTGATGACGAGGCATTCTGTATGTCAAAGGATTATGGACTTCTAGACATCAATGGAAGACTCTACGAGCGATAAACTTGATGATGCATTTTGAGTGAAAGTTGCACTATATTATTCGGGCCGAAAAGCACTAAGAGACTTCCGAGATGTTGGTAGCAAAACccaaaaaatgaaaattgtGTAATGATTTATATGGCGTATATAAGAGAGAGGGAGAGTCTCTGCCTAGGTTAGAAGGTTTCTTACTTCCACATTTTGCCCAGAGACAAATCAAAACATGACTAGTACAGCCTCTTTCAACGATACCTTCAAAGTATCCGATAATATCGCCGTTGTTATTCCAGACGACAATGTGCAGGTCACTTATCGTGAGTTATCTCACATGGTAGGTCACTTCCAGAACATGTTCAAGGATAAGAACTCTCCACTGTTCGACGTAGTTAATAGACAATCTACTGTGGCAATTTCTATGGTAAACAATTTGGAATTCATTGTAGCATTTTTAGGTTCTACGATGGATTCTAAGATAGGTGCTCCATTGAATCCAAATTATAAGGAAAAGGAGTTAAATTTctatttgaatgatttaaAATCAAAGGTCATCTGCGTTGCTAAGGGTACCGTAGCCACTCCAGATGCCGAGGTTGTTAAAGCGGCGAAGACTTTCGATTGCTTTATTGTCGAATTATATTTCGATGCTGCTAGATTTACTGTGGAGTACGATATTTATTCTCCTAAAGATGACTACAAGCAAATCATCTACAGTTCTAATAGTAATCCAAAGTTTATTAATAAGAGCGAAAGCCACTTCCCAGGTTTTGCTCGTTCATCAGACGTTGCCTTGATTTTACACACAAGTGGCACAACTTCTTTGCCAAAGACCGTACCATTATTACATCTCAACATTGTTAGAAGCACATTGAACATTTCGAATACTTACAAACTGACTAGTATGGATCGTTCGTACGTCGTTATGCCATTATTCCATGTTCATGGTTTAATTGGTGTTCTATTATCAACATTCCGTCAACAAGGTTCTGTTGTCGTGCCACCAAAATTCCATCCAAAACAATTTTGGAACCAATTCACCGAATGGAAGTGCAATTGGTTTAGTTGCGTTCCAACAATCAGTATGATTATGTTGAATATGCCAAAACCTGATCCACTGCCACACATTAGATTTATCAGATCCTGCTCAGCGTCATTGGCACCAACAACCTTCTATACCTTGGAAAAGGAATTCAATGCGCCAGTTCTTGAAGCTTATGCAATGACTGAAGCATCTCATCAAATGACCTCAAATAATTTGCCACCAGGTAAGAGAAAACCAGGTACCGTGGGTCAACCGCAAGGCGTTGAAGTTGTCATCTTGgatgataatgacaatGTTCTTGAACAAGGAGCAACAGGAGAAGTGTCTATTAGAGGTGAAAATGTCACTCTGGGTTATAAGAATAATGATAAAgctaataaagaaaattttactCTCAGAGAAAACTATTTCAGAACGGGTGATCAAGGTTATTTTGATCCTGAAGGTTTCTTGGTCTTAACTGGCAGaataaaagaattaatCAATAGAGGAGGTGAGAAAATCTCACCAATTGAATTAGACTCTGTCATGTTGTCGAACCCAAAAATAGATGAAGCTGTTTCATTCGGtgttgatgatgaaatgtACGGACAGGTTGTTCAAGCTGCAATTGTATTGAAGGAAGGAGAGTCTATGACATACGAAGAACTGGTCGAATACATGACTGAAAGAGTTTCCAAGTTCAAGATCCCAATTAAAGCGTATTTTGTCGACAAATTACCAAAGACAGCAACGGgtaaaattcaaagaagagTAATTGCAGAAACTTTCGCCAAATGATCTAATAGCAGTATGAATATGATACGTAGCGGTATATACAGTATATAAACATAAATAATATGATCTCAACGTGACTAATTTatctctttcaattttggcCCTGGCTGTAAGCATCCGGGTCATAACgcaataaataaaatttccaTTCGctgaacaagaaaagaCGGGAAATTTGTATAAGGGAGAAGATTTCGAGgttttatataaagagaatccatacaaatatatatatactaaaCATCAGTTATGTTGGCTTCAATGTCCAAACTTTTTATTCCAAAGAGGCCATTACTCAATCTCTCGAGGAGACTGGCTTCGACAAAAACTATGACTGTTAGAGATGCTTTAAATAGCGCCATAGCTGAAGAATTAGATCGTGATGATGATGTCTTTTTAATCGGTGAAGAAGTCGCACAATATAATGGTGCATACAAGGTTTCTAGAGGTCTCTTAGATAGATTTGGTGAGCGTCGTATTGTGGACACTCCAATCACAGAGTACGGGTTTA
The genomic region above belongs to Kazachstania africana CBS 2517 chromosome 7, complete genome and contains:
- the TDP1 gene encoding tyrosyl-DNA phosphodiesterase 1 (similar to Saccharomyces cerevisiae TDP1 (YBR223C); ancestral locus Anc_6.121), translating into MPDRKRIYSEVADAVARRWRQVEYNGCAKRKKFDESSPNPSIESNNLDSNLQVIDLTSDSDDKEEMLPDETLGGEKYSFKLIKSEYYDLNLPENIRSSSDFISLKDIFGNSNLESTVLFSYQFNLDFLLDQFHPSIKSITMVAQKGTINPVSPESFHLFPILDKCKIIDIYMPPYTSHHSKMILNFYRDKSVKIFIPSNNFTHHETNLPQQICWCSPSLYQGKTGSVLFQENLLSYLKSYEDKTLNTTIYYELLQLNFESLKDVDFVYSCPSKENASSGLKLLVELLSKHDNDKSGHYLCQTSTIGGPLNKSQNSNIFTHLMIPALSNMFGMSNSSRLTIPTTEQVLQFNKNNNIKPYILYPTVKELQNCPMGWLPSGWFHFNYDRIPMYYETLKEKFDIFYKQDAESISIQRRATPSHSKFYMKSSTETFTELDWCLYTSANLSMSAWGKITTKPRNYEVGVLFTGKDRLIRCTSFIDLIYKRTDGQSDVVVPFTLKLQKYEADDEAFCMSKDYGLLDINGRLYER
- the MCX1 gene encoding Mcx1p (similar to Saccharomyces cerevisiae MCX1 (YBR227C); ancestral locus Anc_6.124), which translates into the protein MFSMLSRRTAVFVGRSKLSSTIAIRTLIGSSKVEAIPSPRKIKKQLDEYIIGQETSKKVLSVAVYNHYLRVNDKLRKNEIKKQKKLLELNKSLSVESSNSEATAGLKSIKRQLDNLEDADLELSKSNVLVVGPSGSGKTLLATTLARILDVPIAVTDCTQLTQAGYIGQDVEVCIERLLVNANFDVSKAERGIIVLDEIDKLSKPAASIGTKDVSGEGVQQSLLKIIEGHKVELTVKRPVKSQKGNENKNQVTTTKEENFVIDTSNILFMIMGAFVGLDKHVVNRINALKDSNKKGKEEGTKNSEEKKRSKFGNFIEDVELPNGEKVSALSLTTPTDLVGFGLIPELVGRVPIITALDPLQTTDLYNILREPKNALLDQYEYIFKQFGVRLCVTKKAIKRIAQLALNEGTGARGLRGVMERLLLNVNFESPDSGISYVLIDESTVNSLQQTKYSLATHVDAKYYLSSQQGDLIRDASREDIILAGLLEKEFLRTSVIERKN
- the KAFR0G02210 gene encoding uncharacterized protein (similar to Saccharomyces cerevisiae YBR225W; ancestral locus Anc_6.123), which produces MSHDIEPDPYRRLRRADSNEPAHDDLVGPLDSDQRNETKPRTTPLIYDSNDFNDINNTLHVDSGTGNSHVGRVAGENQGDRHLEVTYPTKSDSSSTRVGTTPYVSINHSTTLDLSSPSASTLSLRSAVNAYKPVEMTHDFDSYHFASTVGDQTSKKTEDAGHQSEDADTDTEKVEHLPLTRVRSIHGTTSKVVENQSSRKKWDWNILPAVNSSLLLKMADYNITKISIDGEIKYIKYDPSYNYVLPIMDLFLSFNRESKPIECLLNAEERLKSYVCFQSDYLKLDGEHNIKLNSKVQSTESVTSNSFSDLSEAERLIHLWYLQSTKFLLQNNSLFFSSDVSQTLIQRKTNRRKSSIDQHLRLRKLQRRSDSSSSTILCTQASFNGVDTRSVNPIKHVDDETFGEIEEKDPKIGMFDPIGDIDILILRPPFAALASWQIAYDEPALNVADYQLNVFPWINNNYITKDGEDASAMTLKNLQRLKSSGHLYQYGSSVMIVSDQDKLKKLTNENAYEYIADCMNKPVSNKDYSVIERNIKLKDKKDFSKIARREESPFEKTTVITSSPSPTPQLSSLKLKDTSSASITHSVGPKTKKTPFKQAKKSSGIVNFFKRKHSQLQNLSSGTTTNPHHLNVNLTHQSNKVTPASSASHSPALAAPTAKTKEMSPLTTFLNPNGNIAADTTLGTKHKESREDSSKLEVDSTQEDEFTQEDELSQEGELSQEDELQSEWLENHYGEVLSNYKRINIPTQYSLPSTAKATNEENNEDPLLHTKEFLQLDLPFQTNSMPSIFCPWLWAGLTRSKWIQLSREIYRCLQPEGYILAVVTDLTTSNSNGLSDQGFPTTKERDTAFDVVSVGAINKGLHIHPTSFLTKIFKEVGFTNIKATVLSMRLGDLNNKMGILNEFLCMISWDYNFRNQVRGRNCDDIPKEIDLDTLFERYVDDHWGKVDDDAGCFRTLFIVAQKPKDKRQK
- the PCS60 gene encoding Pcs60p (similar to Saccharomyces cerevisiae PCS60 (YBR222C); ancestral locus Anc_6.120), with translation MTSTASFNDTFKVSDNIAVVIPDDNVQVTYRELSHMVGHFQNMFKDKNSPLFDVVNRQSTVAISMVNNLEFIVAFLGSTMDSKIGAPLNPNYKEKELNFYLNDLKSKVICVAKGTVATPDAEVVKAAKTFDCFIVELYFDAARFTVEYDIYSPKDDYKQIIYSSNSNPKFINKSESHFPGFARSSDVALILHTSGTTSLPKTVPLLHLNIVRSTLNISNTYKLTSMDRSYVVMPLFHVHGLIGVLLSTFRQQGSVVVPPKFHPKQFWNQFTEWKCNWFSCVPTISMIMLNMPKPDPLPHIRFIRSCSASLAPTTFYTLEKEFNAPVLEAYAMTEASHQMTSNNLPPGKRKPGTVGQPQGVEVVILDDNDNVLEQGATGEVSIRGENVTLGYKNNDKANKENFTLRENYFRTGDQGYFDPEGFLVLTGRIKELINRGGEKISPIELDSVMLSNPKIDEAVSFGVDDEMYGQVVQAAIVLKEGESMTYEELVEYMTERVSKFKIPIKAYFVDKLPKTATGKIQRRVIAETFAK